A portion of the Glycine max cultivar Williams 82 chromosome 10, Glycine_max_v4.0, whole genome shotgun sequence genome contains these proteins:
- the CP3 gene encoding cysteine proteinase precursor, with translation MEAKRGHALMCLARVSLFLCALTLSAAHGSTTVQDIARKLKLGDNELLRTEKKFKVFMENYGRSYSTEEEYLRRLGIFAQNMVRAAEHQALDPTAVHGVTQFSDLTEDEFEKLYTGVNGGFPSSNNAAGGIAPPLEVDGLPENFDWREKGAVTEVKLQGRCGSCWAFSTTGSIEGANFLATGKLVSLSEQQLLDCDNKCDITEKTSCDNGCNGGLMTNAYNYLLESGGLEEESSYPYTGERGECKFDPEKIAVKITNFTNIPADENQIAAYLVKNGPLAMGVNAIFMQTYIGGVSCPLICSKKRLNHGVLLVGYGAKGFSILRLGNKPYWIIKNSWGEKWGEDGYYKLCRGHGMCGINTMVSAAMVPQPQTTPTKNYASY, from the exons ATGGAGGCAAAGCGAGGCCATGCCCTCATGTGCTTGGCACGTGTTTCACTCTTCCTCTGCGCTCTAACCCTATCCGCTGCTCACGGAAGCACCACGGTTCAAGACATCGCGAGAAAGTTGAAACTCGGGGACAACGAGCTTCTGCGCACGGAGAAGAAGTTCAAGGTTTTCATGGAGAATTACGGGAGGAGCTACTCCACAGAGGAGGAGTATTTGCGCCGTTTGGGGATTTTCGCCCAGAACATGGTCAGAGCGGCGGAGCATCAGGCGCTGGACCCCACCGCCGTCCACGGCGTCACGCAGTTCTCCGATCTCACCGAGGACGAGTTTGAGAAGCTCTACACTGGCGTCAATGGCGGCTTCCCGTCATCGAATAATGCCGCCGGCGGTATTGCGCCGCCGTTGGAGGTGGACGGGCTGCCGGAGAATTTTGATTGGAGAGAGAAAGGAGCTGTCACCGAAGTTAAGTTACAG GGTAGATGTGGATCATGCTGGGCTTTCAGCACCACAGGATCTATAGAAGGAGCCAATTTTCTTGCCACCGGAAAGCTCGTCAGTCTTAGTGAACAACAGCTCCTTGACTGTGACAACAAG TGTGACATAACAGAAAAGACTTCATGTGACAATGGGTGTAATGGAGGTCTTATGACAAATGCCTACAATTATTTGCTCGAGTCTGGTGGGTTGGAGGAGGAGTCTTCATATCCCTACACTGGGGAGAGAGGTGAATGCAAGTTTGATCCAGAGAAAATAGCAGTTAAGATCACAAATTTCACCAATATCCCTGCTGATGAGAACCAAATTGCCgcatatttagtaaaaaatggTCCACTTGCTA TGGGCGTGAATGCAATTTTCATGCAAACATACATTGGTGGTGTCTCATGCCCTCTCATATGTAGCAAGAAAAGGCTGAACCATGGTGTGTTACTTGTGGGATATGGTGCAAAAGGCTTCTCAATTCTTAGGCTTGGCAACAAACCATACTGGATCATCAAGAATTCGTGGGGGGAGAAATGGGGAGAAGATGGCTATTACAAGCTCTGCAGAGGGCATGGCATGTGTGGAATAAACACTATGGTTTCTGCTGCAATGGTGCCTCAACCACAAACAACACCTACAAAGAATTATGCTTCTTATTAG
- the LOC100306038 gene encoding uncharacterized protein, producing MMEFCAESSHSNGKHTLKHSKSADEVKRSREKAHRSSHSNGKQNVKQTSTFVNHAAIAWHEDRTKWVGDKSQHPPRTAKDPIISWSTSYEELLSTNEPFAEPIPLPEMVDFLVDIWLEDEGFFD from the exons ATGATGGAGTTCTGTGCTGAAAGTTCCCATTCGAATGGGAAACACACTTTGAAGCATTCTAAATCTGCAGATGAAGTGAAGAGATCCAGAGAAAAGGCCCATAGAAGTTCTCATTCCAATGGAAAGCAAAATGTGAAGCAAACTTCTACTTTTGTTAATCATG CTGCAATTGCTTGGCATGAGGATAGAACAAAATGGGTTGGTGATAAGTCTCAACATCCACCAAGAACAGCTAAGGATCCAATTATTAG CTGGTCAACATCATATGAAGAGCTGCTGTCAACTAACGAACCTTTTGCTGAGCCAATACCCTTACCA GAGATGGTAGATTTCTTAGTCGATATTTGGCTTGAAGATGAAGGCTTCTTTGACTAA
- the LOC100805730 gene encoding serine carboxypeptidase-like, translating into MEHCNCYMFTLSLLLLLLLTPPSLSDDLGFDFPAKKLIRDLNLFPSEDVNIVPRHSNSHANKIVEKPLRFPNLVPSDSGISLDDLAHRAGYYLIPHSHAAKMFYFFFESRNSKKDPVVIWLTGGPGCSSELAVFYENGPFKIANNMSLVWNEYGWDKVSNLLYVDQPTGTGFSYSTDKRDIRHDEEGVSNDLYDFLQAFFAEHPEYVKNDFFITGESYAGHYIPAFAARVHRGNKAKEGIHINLKGFAIGNGLTDPGIQYKAYTDYALDMGIIQKADYERINKVMVPACEMAIKLCGTDGKIACTASYFVCNTIFNSIMSHAGDINYYDIRKKCEGSLCYDFSNLEKYLNQKSVRDALGVGDIDFVSCSSTVYQAMLVDWMRNLEVGIPALLEDGINMLVYAGEFDLICNWLGNSKWVHAMEWSGQQEFVVSSEVPFTVDDSEAGLLKKYGPLSFLKVHDAGHMVPMDQPKASLEMLKRWTQGTLSESAADAEKLVAEL; encoded by the exons ATGGAGCATTGTAACTGCTACATGTTCACGCTgagccttcttcttcttcttcttcttactcCGCCTTCTCTCTCCGACGATCTCGGATTCGATTTTCCGGCGAAGAAGCTGATAAGAGACCTTAACCTTTTTCCTTCTGAAGATGTCAACATCGTTCCTCGCCACTCCAATTCTCACGCCAACAAAATCGTCGAGAAACCGCTTAGGTTCCCAAACTTAGTGCCTTCAGACTCCGGCATTTCCCTCGACGACTTGGCTCACCGCGCTGGCTATTATCTTATTCCTCATTCTCATGCTGCCaa GATGTTCTACTTTTTCTTTGAATCAAGGAACAGCAAGAAGGATCCTGTTGTGATTTGGTTGACTGGGGGACCAGGTTGCAGCAGTGAATTGGCTGTGTTTTATGAGAATGGCCCTTTCAAGATTGCTAACAACATGTCCCTAGTGTGGAATGAATATGGCTGGGACAAG GTTTCTAACCTTCTGTATGTTGACCAACCAACTGGAACTGGCTTTAGTTACAGTACTGATAAGCGTGACATTCGTCATGATGAAGAAGGTGTGAGCAATGACCTCTATGACTTTCTACAG GCCTTCTTTGCTGAACATCCTGAGTATGTAAAGAATGACTTTTTTATTACGGGTGAATCATATGCTGGACATTATATTCCAGCTTTTGCAGCTCGTGTCCATAGGGGAAACAAAGCTAAAGAAGGAATTCATATAAACCTAAAG GGATTTGCCATTGGTAATGGGCTTACTGATCCTGGGATCCAGTATAAAGCTTATACAGATTATGCACTGGACATGGGCATAATTCAGAAGGCTGACTATGAACGCATCAACAAAGTGATGGTTCCAGCCTGCGAAATGGCAATAAAACTATGTG GCACTGATGGAAAAATCGCATGCACGGCATCATATTTTGTTTGTAATACAATATTCAATTCCATCATGTCACATGCTGGTGATATCAAT TATTATGACATCAGAAAGAAGTGTGAGGGGAGCCTTTGCTATGATTTTTCGAACTTGGAGAAATACTTGAACCAAAAATCTGTTCGGGACGCACTAGGGGTtggagatattgattttgtgtcTTGTAGTTCTACAGTTTATCAGGCTATGCTGGTGGATTGGATGAGGAATCTTGAAGTTGGTATTCCTGCCCTTCTTGAGGATGGAATCAATATGCTTGTGTATGCTGGGGAATTTGATCTCATCTGCAACTGGCTTG GTAATTCAAAATGGGTTCATGCCATGGAGTGGTCTGGCCAGCAAGAATTTGTGGTCTCATCCGAAGTTCCTTTCACAGTTGATGATTCTGAAGCTGGATTATTGAAGAAGTATGGACCTTTAAGTTTCCTTAAG GTCCATGATGCGGGTCACATGGTTCCGATGGATCAGCCGAAGGCTTCG